The sequence TCGATGGCCTTGTCCTGCGAGGCGAAGCGCTCGGCGGCACGGCGCACCAGGATGGGGTCGGAGCCGATCTTCACGATCGCGACACCGTCGACGTTCAGGGTCACGCTGTCGAGCGACTGCGCCTCGGCGTTGAGCGAGACCTGGCGCGAGCGCAGCGAGATGATCTCATGGCGCTGCGTGATCGGGTTGACGAGCGACTTGCCGTTGACGATGACGGTGACGGGCGACTCCGACATCTCGGAGCGGCTCGACCCGTCGGTCGCGATGACCGCGGTCTGCACCTTCTGCTTGCGGCCCGAGATGACGAGGGCCTCGTCGGCTCGGGCGACCTTGATCCAGCTGCGTGCGAACAGCAGCAGGATGAGCAGCAGGACGACGGCGACGACGACTGCGATACCGACGATGACGAGGATGCCGACGATTCCGGCGAACTCCATGGATGACCTCCCTGGTTCCCCCCGAGGGGGCGGTCTGACGTGCCCGCGACACAGCGGGCGTACGCACCCCACCCTGCCAGAAACGGAAGCGGGCCGTTCTCGCGGCAGCGGGTCAGCGGGTGCGGAGCTTCTCCGCGAGGTCGCGCAGCGTGCGCAGCTCGTCATCGCCGAGGCGCGACATGCGGTCGGCGATCGAGCGCCCGTGCACGGTGGCGAGGGAGCGGAACGCCCGGGCCCCTTCATCCGTCGCGCGGATCAGCGCACCGCGTCCGTCGTCGGGGTCGGCGCACTTGGCCACGAGCCCGCGCGTGACCATGCGGTCGACCAGGCGCGAGACGCTCGGCTGGCTGATCAGCATGTTCGCGGTGATGTCGCGCAGCCGCGCGGTCATGCCGGGGGAGCGGGTGACGGTGAGCAGCACGTCGTACTCGGCCTGACCCAGGTCGCTGTGCTCGAAGTCCGACATCATCTCGGTGAACAACTCGTGCTGCGCGCGGAACAGGCTCTCCCAGGCCTCCAGGGCGAGCTTGCGATCGGTCATGTTCACAGAATAGTGGGAACAGTAAAGGGCCGGTCGGAGAGGCTCCCGACCGGCCCTTGTCCCTTGCACCAAGAGTGTCCTGCAATCACATGCGGTGTATGCCACAGCAAACATTCACCGTGTGATCACTGTATAACGGCGAGATAACGAATGCAACGGTTTGGTCACGGAAAAGTTTCGTGGCGGAGCAGGCGTCCCAGCTCATGTCCGAGGTGTTGCCCACGACCGAACTCCGCGTTGGTCATAGTTCCGTGGAAGCCGACGTCGGTACGAGATTCTTCGCTGGGCGGCCGCGTATCTGTCGCAGGCGTCACCACTCCCCAAATGATGTTCCCGCTGGTCCACGAACCGGCCGCTGAACCAACTGTGGCTCGCCGACATCACCGAGCACTGGACCGATGATGGCAAGCTGTATCTCTGCGCGATCAAAGACGTCCACTCGAACCGGATCGTCGGCTACTCCCAGAGCGGGATCACGGGATCGATGGGCCGCGTCGGAGCCTGCGCGGACAACGCCGCGATGGAGTCGTTCTTCGCGCTCCTGCAGAAGAACGTGCTCAACAAGAAGCGGTGGCACTCAAGGCAGGAACTCCGCCTCGAGATCGTCGTCGCCGGTGCGAGCCTCGCCATCGAGCTGACGCAGATGGCCGCCTCGCGGCTCGCCCTCAGCGGACACCTCGCGGACATCAATGACTGGCTGACGAACATCCTGGGCGGGATCATCGGGTACGGACTGTTCGTCCTCGCGACGCGCTCGAAGACGATCGCCGGATTCGTCCAACGGTTTCGGTGGCCGACGCGTGCGCGCGTGAGTAGCCAGCCGGTCTGATCCTCGAAGTGCCGGAAAGCCCAGCCAGACCGTCGGCACCGAGATGGTCCGCCTCGCGTTTCCGACCGGGTGGTGTGGACGTCAGGCGCTCATGGGTGCACGGCTGCTCGGATCTCTGCGGCGATCGATTCTGCATCGTCGGTACTCAGAAGGATCTCGTCGAACCCGATCGTGGCTCGGTCGACGGCGATCCGCAGCAAGCGGTGCCCGCGCTTCATCGAGACCAGTCGCCGCACCCCTGAAGGGTGCCTGAAAGTCCCCAGCTTGCGGTAACCGGAGACGACGAGGCCGGATCTCACCCCGAGTATCTCTGAGGTCCACCCCTGTTCGGTGGACACATCGCGGATCGCCGACCTCGGTATCAGTAGCTGAGGCAAGCCCGTCATCGTGGCCTCCCAACCGGGGAACTGCACGTGCACTCCCGCTCGGTCGCATGTGATGTCGGTCATCGTGTGCTCCTTGCTACTGCGAATGGGGTCATCTTGAGAACATTATCAACCTGATAACAGTGACGAGTCAAAGTGCAGGACAGGCTTTCCCGAGCTGGCCGCGCACGCGGAGCCCTCTCCCGCTCCGCGTGCGCGGTGATGAGGTTAGGCGGGTACCTTGTCGAGGAATCCGAGGACCTGGTGGATACGGCCCTGGCCGTCGCCGACGACGACGTCGAAGCCGACTACGAGCGGTTCGGCTCCTGCGGGGCCAAGCCCCCACTGAAAGCGGGTGAGGCCGTGATGTGCGTCAGGTTCGCCGACGAGCGTGAACACGAACCCCGGGAACTGTTCCCGCACGGCGCCGATCGTGGCCGAGATCTGGTCTCGTCCACCGACATCGACCAGAGGGTCCGTGTATGTGGCGCCTTCCGTCCAATGCTCGGCGAGGAGGCGGTCACGAGCGTTCGCGTCCGAGGCGTTCCAGGTCTGCAGATACAAGTCGGTGATGGGGGTCATATCGGGGCCTTTCGGTATCGGCCGCAGCGGAGCCGCCGCGGTGAAGCCATGTTGGGCGCGGAGGGGTAGTCGCGTCGATTACCTCGGAGGTCATGGGTCGAACCACGACTGTTGGCTAGGGTCGAGAGTCATGACCGTGATCCATGCCGGCGACGTCGGGGTGCTCTTGCGCGGCTGGCGCGAGCGGAGACGGCTCAGCCAGCTGGAGCTCTCAGCCCGTGCACACGTCTCGACCCGACACCTCAGCTTCGTCGAGACCGGGAGGTCCAAGCCCACGCGAGAAATGCTCGATCGACTCTCTGCACACCTCGACATACCGCTGCGCGAGCGCAACCAGCTGCTCCTCAGTGCCGGGTTTGCGCCCGCACATCCCGAGCGGGCGATGAACGCCCCGGAACTCCGTTCTGTCAGCTCGGCGTTGCGACAACTCCTCGACGCCCATGCGCAGTACCCAGCGCTGGTGCTTGACCGCTGGTGGGACGTTATGGACCGCAACGCCGCGACGGACGTGCTGCTCGAGGGATGCGCACTGCACCTCCTCGAGCCTCCCGTCAACGCCGTACGGTTGTCGCTGCACCCGGAGGGTCTCGCGCCCCGGATCCGCAACCTCGGTCAATGGCGAACCCACCTCATCGGTCAGGTCTGCGCTCGCGCCGACCGCACCGGCGACTCCCGCCTCCGTCGCCTGGCGGAGGAGGTCGCGGCCTACCCCGGCGACGACGTAGGGCGGCCGGCGGTCACGGATGTCGTCATCCCGCTCGAGCTCGAGGTCGCGGGCGAGGACCTGCGCTTTTTCAGCATGTCCGCGGCCGTGGAGTCTGCGCTCGACATCACCATCGACGAACTGCGTATCGAGTCGTTCTATCCCGCCGACGATGCCACAGCACGCTGCTTGCGCCACCGACAGCCATCGTGAGATCGGACGAACGACTGCCGAGGGGGCCTGCTCAAGGACGCCGGAGCAGAGATGCTCGGTCAGACGATCTGTGCGGAATCGCGCTGACGCCACAGTGCGTTCGTCGATGAGGAGGTCGTGGTGCCGAACAAGTCGCCGTGCTGGCCGTACATCGCGCCCGGCCTCAGGAGCCGTCGCGCAGGTCGGCCGGAGCTCCCGCCGAGAACCGGATCCGGTCGAAGCGCGAGTCACAGTCCTCTCCCATCGGCGCCTGCGACATGAAGCCCACCGTCACGGGGAGGTCGGTCTTCAGGCGGAACACTCTGACGAACTCCCACCGGTCGCCGTCGTCGGAGGCGTGGAAGGCGAACGCGTCTCCGACGCGGGAGACGCGGAGATACACGAAGTCGCTCTCGACGACCGTGGAGTTGCAGTCGTCGGAGAACTCGTTGGTCACGACGCTGACGACCATCGCCCGCCCGTCGGGCGAATACTCGAAGCAGAGCTTGGCCCAGTACTGCTCATCGCACCACAGCCCCAGCACGGCGGCGTCGAACGTCGTCCGCTCCCCGACGACGCGAACCCTGGCACTCAGCGTGAAGTCGCCATCGGTCCGAAAGCCCAGCAAGCTCGCGCGGTGCTGAGCGGGGCCGCCGAGCGAGGCGTTGGTCCAATCTCCTCCCGGTGCCGCATGGAGGGTGAGCTCGCCGGTGTCGCCGTCGTAGCTCGCATCCAGTTCGCCGTTGGTCCATTCGAGCGTCGGCAGGGCAGGTATCCGCATGGTCGTTCTCCTCCGTGTCATTCCGGTGTGGGTGTGGGTGTGGGTGTGGGGTCGTCTAGACGGGAACGGCGTCGAGCATCCGGCCGTCGACGAGATGACGGCGGGACCGCGCCCGCTGAGCGACCACATCGTCGTGCGTGACGACGATGATGGTCATGCCTGACGCGTTCAGCTCATCGATCACGTCGAGCACGTCGTCCGTGGCCTCCCGGTGCAGGGCACCGGTCGGCTCGTCCGCGATGAGGATCGGCGGACGATTCACGAGTGCGCGGCAGATGCCGACCCGCTGCCGCTGGCCGCCGGAGAGTTCGTGCGGTGCGCGGGCGCCGAGGTGTCCGATCCCGAGCCGATCCATGAGCTGTGCGGTATTCGCCAGGGTGTCTGCGGAGACCCGGCCGCGTCGTCGCACCGCCGGGAGCAGGATGTTGTCGATCACCGCCAGCTCGTCGAGGAGGTCGGTGCGCTGGAATACGAACCCGAGCGTGGTGCGACGGATGTGTGCGAGGGCCTTGTCGTCGAGCGCGGAGAGATCGTCGTCGCCGATGCATACCGACCCCGACGACGGCTGGTCCAGGCCGCTCAGGCACGAGAGCAGAGTCGTCTTGCCGGAGCCGCTGGGGCCGGTGAGAGCCAGGTAGTCGCCTTCGGCGACGTCGAGGTCGATCCCCTCGAGCACGGTCGTGAAGTCGCCGGCGGCCGATTCGAAGCGTCGGGTGACTGCGCGCGCCGTGATGAGTGCGGGCGATGGGGGCATGTCGGTCAGCTTTCGTTGAGGAGTGCGGGGCTGTGGGCTGAGGCGATGAGGCCGCCGACCACGGCGGCAGCCGCCACCACGGGGCCGGTGATCAGGCTCCAGCCGTTGGCTGCGACGAGGTCGGTGGCGCCTCCGCCGAACGAGGAGAGTGTGGCACCGAGAACCCCCGGCCCGAGCGACTCCGTCGCGATCCACCCGAGGAGAAGACCCGCCCCGGCGACGCCCGTCGCCCGGAACAGGGCGATCGTGCGCAGTTCGCCGCGAGACCATCCGAGGAGCCGCAGCAGACGCAGATCGGACTCGTCGCGCGTCGCCTCGAGTCGCCCGCGGAGAGCGAACACCAAGAGCATCACCACGGCAGCGGCTGCCCAGGCGATCATCGACGCCGTCTTCAGACGCTCGACCGTGTCGCCCAGCGTGTAGTGGACGAACCGGTCCAGCTCGGTGAACGACGCCGACGGGTGGTCGAGCGCGAGCGCCGAGGCTTTCCCGCCCTGGTCGACGCCGTCTCGGAGGTCGACCATGAACGTCTGCCACAGGGGGATGCCGTCACCACCGGGCAGCTCGACGGCTTTCCCCGATCGGCCACCGTTGGTGATGTCGTGATACAGGCCCGTGATGCGGTATCGATGGGTCGAATCGGCCGAGTCCACCTGGACGGACTGGCCGACATCCACTCCGGCCGTCTGCGCAGCGAGGGTCGACAGCGCCAGCTCCCCGGGCCCTGCGGGCGCTTCGCCACGGGCATAGGCGAGGGGGAAGGCCGAGGTGTCGCCCACTTCCAGGGCGACGTCATCGGTGTGGTCAGCGCCGATGAGCGCGACCCGGAAACTGGTCACCTTCGCGAACCGCGCGATGTCGGGGTCATCGCGCAGAGAGCGCTCGAGCGCGTCGCCCGCGCCGGCTTCCGCACCCTCGCGGACGAAGGCACGGAGGTCGCTCTGGCCGACGCCCATGGTGGTGATGAAGTCGGGCGCCGCGATCGTCTGGGTCACGCGCTGGGGCAGGGCCGCCAGCGCGACCGCGAAGCCGACCATGACGATCAGCAGCACGGCGGTGGTGCCCCGCGTGGTGAGGCCGCGTGCGGCGAGGCGGATGCTGATAGGAATCGGAAGATCCCATCGCAGCGCACGCGGACGACGTCGGGTCTGCGCCGACACCCCGGGCCTGGTCAGAGCGAGCAGCGGGCTGATGCGCCGCACCCGGCGCAGCAGCTGCGCCGCGAGCGCGGTCGGGATCGCGGATGCGAGCACGACGGCCAGCAGCATCACGATCGTCCCGGTGCTGCCGTGCCCGCTCGAAAGGACGACGTCGCCGCCCCGCAGAAGCGCGGATGCAGGGAAGACCAGGAGCAGGGCGACCAGCACCGCGACACCCGACTGCACGGCGTATCCGAGAAGCAGGGTCGAGGAGACCTCGCGGTGCGAGAAGCCGATCGCCCGCATCACACCGATCCGACGGGCGTCCTGTTCGAGGGCGGTGAGGACCATGATCCGCAGGCACAGCAGCGTGATGGCGAGCAGGACGATGCTCACCAGGATGGTGAGGATGGCGACCAGACCGTCGGTCAGCGCGGCGATCAGACGCAGCAGGCTCCCGTCGACGGCCGCACCGTTGGCCGGGAGTCCGGCCAGACGGTAGGCCTCCGCGAATCGATCTCCTGCGTCGTCGACCAGGCGGAAGGTGAGGATGTGCTCCACGGGGAGCCGTTCGGCAAGGTCGTTCCAATCCCTTTCGGACACCACGAACCGCTTCGAGTTGACCAGACTCGGCCCCATCTGGGCGTCGCTGACGGTGTCGGCGACCGTGAACGTCTGCACGTCACCCTGCACGGCGATCTCGACCGTGTCACCGCGCGCGAGGTCGTAGGCGTCGGCGTAGTAGCCGGGCACGGCGATCTCGCCGTCGCGGACGTTCGTCGGCGTGCCGTCGGGTCCGAGCAGGAAGTCGAATCGAGGGCTCTGGGTGACCAGCAGGAGGTCCATCACACCGTCGCGCGCGGCATCCGTCATCCCGTGCATCCGAAGGTCCTGGTTGTCGAGCTGGAGCGCATCCTGCACCTGGTGGTCGTCGACGATGTCCTGGTGCGTCGCGGCGAAGGAATCCAGCGATGAGGTCTCCAGCGGACCGACCTGCATCTGCACGGCGTCCGGCGCTTCCGCGAGCGCGAAGAGCCGCTCCGTCGCCCCGATCGTCGAGACGAGGGTGGCGACACCCGCGCCGGCGGTGGCGGAGCTGATCGCCATCAGCAGGATCAGCGAGACGCTGCTCACGGGATTCCCACGGATGCGTGCGAATGCCATCCGCCACGCGGTCGAGGCCGTCGTCACGATGTCGGGGGGAGGGCGAACGGCCAGCCGTGCAGGATGGCGCCGATGCCCGCCTCGAACTGCCGTTCGGCCGACGGGGCCCACCCCGCGGCGATGATCCGGCCGAGGTGGGGCAGCTGCGACAGCAGTGCTGCCTCGGTGTCGTCGTGCTCGTCCTCGGTCTCGGTCGTCTCCGCAGCGGTGGACTCCGACCCCGCGGGAGCGCTGAACTCTCCCATCGCCGAGGCGACGGTGATCATCACGAGCACGTTGACGAGGTCGCCGAGGGCCGGATCGACCGGAGCCCCGAGGTCGAGCAGGATGCCGATGGCCTCGTCGGCCACGGCGAGCGCCGCGGGGGAGGTGATCGGGTGCGTCGCGACGATCGGGATGAGTCCGGAATGCGCGGCGAGCTCGGTGCGGATGGCCCGCATCAGTTCGTGCGCGTAGGCGCGCCAATCGGGCACCCCGGAGGTGGAGGGAAGCGAGAGTCCTGTCCAGAACTCGTCGGCGAGCGCGGCGGCGAGGTCCGACTTCCCGGCGAAGTGCCGATAGGCGGTCATCGGGTCCGCCCCGAGCGCGGTGCCCAGGCGGCGCATGGTGAGCTGATCCAGACCGTCGGCGTCGATCAACTCGAGCGCTGCCGACAGTACGTCGGCGCGGGAGATCCGCTCCGGTCGAGGTGTCATCATGAGATTCCTTTCCGCCTGCGCAGGGCGAGCAGTGCGACGGCGAGCAGGACGAAGCCCGCAGCGAAGCCGAAGAGTGCCATCGACGGGCCGAGCGTGTCGAGCGCTCCAGCATGATCCAGGGTGAGCGACCGCATGGCCTGCAGTGCCCAGTATGCGGGCGACGCCGGAGCGATGGTCTGCATCCAGGTCGGCAGCGACTCGACCGGCCCGAACGCGCCGCCGATCCCCGCCATGAGCATGGCGAGCACGTTGCCGATGACCAGTGCGAGCTCGAGGGATCGGGATGCCGACACCAGGAGCAGTCCGAAGCCGATCATCGCCGCCGAGAACGCCACGAGCACCAGGACCAGTCCGAGTACGGAGCCGTTGGGGCGGTATCCGAAGAGGAGCGCGCCGCCGAGGAGCACCGCGACGAACTGCAGCAACTGCGCGGCGAATGCCGTCAATGACTTGCCGAGGAGGAGGTCGACGCTGCGGGCCGGTGATGTCCGCAGCCGGTCCCACGTGCCCCACTGATGATCACGGAAGAACGCCGTGACGACCTGCTGGACGCACAGGAGGGCGAACAGCACGGCCAGGCCGGGGACGGCGTACTCGACACCGGACGCGGAGGCGTAACCGGCGGCGGCGAGCTGCCCCCGCGCACCGGGAACGAAGAACGGGACGAACACGAGCGGGATCACCGTCATGACGACGACCGGAGACGGGTCGCGCCACAGGATCCGTGCGTCGATCGCTGCGACCGCGAGACTATGCCGCAACACCGTGCACCTCCGCGTCGTCGAGTGTCGGCGTCTCCTGCTCGTGGAGCAGGCGCACGTACGCGCTTTCGAGGGTCGGGCCAGGGAACCGCACATCGATGATCGCGCTCGCGCTCACGCCGAGACGCGCGATCAGCTCGGCGAGCAGCTCACCCGCGCTGGTGCCCGTCGATCCGCTCACGAGCCAGTCGCCCTCGCGCACCCAACCGGCCGGCGGCTGAGTATTCGGCTGCAGGCGCACGCGCACGCCGTCGCCCTGCGACCTCACCACCTCGCTGACGTCTCCGAGATCTCGCAGCACACCGTCGTGCAGGAGAGTGAGCCGTGACGGGAGCTGCTCGAGCTCGGTGAGGTAGTGGGTGGTGTAGAGCACGGATGCTCCGTCGTCGGCGATGCGGCGCACCAGGTCGAGGATCTGCTGGCGCGACTCCACGTCGGCACCGACGGTCGGCTCGTCGAGGAACAACAGGCGCGGGCTGTGGGTGAGCGCCATCGCGAGGTGCAGTCGGCGCTGTTGGCCGCCGCTGAGCTGATCGGCGCGGATGCCGG is a genomic window of Microbacterium maritypicum containing:
- a CDS encoding MarR family winged helix-turn-helix transcriptional regulator — translated: MTDRKLALEAWESLFRAQHELFTEMMSDFEHSDLGQAEYDVLLTVTRSPGMTARLRDITANMLISQPSVSRLVDRMVTRGLVAKCADPDDGRGALIRATDEGARAFRSLATVHGRSIADRMSRLGDDELRTLRDLAEKLRTR
- a CDS encoding nuclear transport factor 2 family protein; translation: MTPITDLYLQTWNASDANARDRLLAEHWTEGATYTDPLVDVGGRDQISATIGAVREQFPGFVFTLVGEPDAHHGLTRFQWGLGPAGAEPLVVGFDVVVGDGQGRIHQVLGFLDKVPA
- a CDS encoding helix-turn-helix domain-containing protein codes for the protein MTVIHAGDVGVLLRGWRERRRLSQLELSARAHVSTRHLSFVETGRSKPTREMLDRLSAHLDIPLRERNQLLLSAGFAPAHPERAMNAPELRSVSSALRQLLDAHAQYPALVLDRWWDVMDRNAATDVLLEGCALHLLEPPVNAVRLSLHPEGLAPRIRNLGQWRTHLIGQVCARADRTGDSRLRRLAEEVAAYPGDDVGRPAVTDVVIPLELEVAGEDLRFFSMSAAVESALDITIDELRIESFYPADDATARCLRHRQPS
- a CDS encoding DUF1349 domain-containing protein: MRIPALPTLEWTNGELDASYDGDTGELTLHAAPGGDWTNASLGGPAQHRASLLGFRTDGDFTLSARVRVVGERTTFDAAVLGLWCDEQYWAKLCFEYSPDGRAMVVSVVTNEFSDDCNSTVVESDFVYLRVSRVGDAFAFHASDDGDRWEFVRVFRLKTDLPVTVGFMSQAPMGEDCDSRFDRIRFSAGAPADLRDGS
- a CDS encoding ABC transporter ATP-binding protein, encoding MPPSPALITARAVTRRFESAAGDFTTVLEGIDLDVAEGDYLALTGPSGSGKTTLLSCLSGLDQPSSGSVCIGDDDLSALDDKALAHIRRTTLGFVFQRTDLLDELAVIDNILLPAVRRRGRVSADTLANTAQLMDRLGIGHLGARAPHELSGGQRQRVGICRALVNRPPILIADEPTGALHREATDDVLDVIDELNASGMTIIVVTHDDVVAQRARSRRHLVDGRMLDAVPV
- a CDS encoding FtsX-like permease family protein, producing the protein MSSVSLILLMAISSATAGAGVATLVSTIGATERLFALAEAPDAVQMQVGPLETSSLDSFAATHQDIVDDHQVQDALQLDNQDLRMHGMTDAARDGVMDLLLVTQSPRFDFLLGPDGTPTNVRDGEIAVPGYYADAYDLARGDTVEIAVQGDVQTFTVADTVSDAQMGPSLVNSKRFVVSERDWNDLAERLPVEHILTFRLVDDAGDRFAEAYRLAGLPANGAAVDGSLLRLIAALTDGLVAILTILVSIVLLAITLLCLRIMVLTALEQDARRIGVMRAIGFSHREVSSTLLLGYAVQSGVAVLVALLLVFPASALLRGGDVVLSSGHGSTGTIVMLLAVVLASAIPTALAAQLLRRVRRISPLLALTRPGVSAQTRRRPRALRWDLPIPISIRLAARGLTTRGTTAVLLIVMVGFAVALAALPQRVTQTIAAPDFITTMGVGQSDLRAFVREGAEAGAGDALERSLRDDPDIARFAKVTSFRVALIGADHTDDVALEVGDTSAFPLAYARGEAPAGPGELALSTLAAQTAGVDVGQSVQVDSADSTHRYRITGLYHDITNGGRSGKAVELPGGDGIPLWQTFMVDLRDGVDQGGKASALALDHPSASFTELDRFVHYTLGDTVERLKTASMIAWAAAAVVMLLVFALRGRLEATRDESDLRLLRLLGWSRGELRTIALFRATGVAGAGLLLGWIATESLGPGVLGATLSSFGGGATDLVAANGWSLITGPVVAAAAVVGGLIASAHSPALLNES
- a CDS encoding TetR/AcrR family transcriptional regulator, translating into MMTPRPERISRADVLSAALELIDADGLDQLTMRRLGTALGADPMTAYRHFAGKSDLAAALADEFWTGLSLPSTSGVPDWRAYAHELMRAIRTELAAHSGLIPIVATHPITSPAALAVADEAIGILLDLGAPVDPALGDLVNVLVMITVASAMGEFSAPAGSESTAAETTETEDEHDDTEAALLSQLPHLGRIIAAGWAPSAERQFEAGIGAILHGWPFALPPTS
- a CDS encoding ABC transporter permease; amino-acid sequence: MLRHSLAVAAIDARILWRDPSPVVVMTVIPLVFVPFFVPGARGQLAAAGYASASGVEYAVPGLAVLFALLCVQQVVTAFFRDHQWGTWDRLRTSPARSVDLLLGKSLTAFAAQLLQFVAVLLGGALLFGYRPNGSVLGLVLVLVAFSAAMIGFGLLLVSASRSLELALVIGNVLAMLMAGIGGAFGPVESLPTWMQTIAPASPAYWALQAMRSLTLDHAGALDTLGPSMALFGFAAGFVLLAVALLALRRRKGIS
- a CDS encoding ABC transporter ATP-binding protein, translating into MSDTRLRLSGIRRSFGERAVLSGVDLALPAGQILGLLGPNGAGKSTLIAIANGSLAPDSGSVTVGGIDLASRRDAAAAVIGSAPQRLGIYPSLTVRENVAGFARLHGVRGRELRARCAEVIEGLGLTKSTGIRADQLSGGQQRRLHLAMALTHSPRLLFLDEPTVGADVESRQQILDLVRRIADDGASVLYTTHYLTELEQLPSRLTLLHDGVLRDLGDVSEVVRSQGDGVRVRLQPNTQPPAGWVREGDWLVSGSTGTSAGELLAELIARLGVSASAIIDVRFPGPTLESAYVRLLHEQETPTLDDAEVHGVAA